TTTTCTTTGATGGTCTGCACCGCTTCGTCATTCAGTCTTCTTCCGAGGTCCGGCCTCGTCAGATATGTATCTTTGTTGTCACAGCACGTCTGCACTGTGAACAGTCCCATGTTATCGATGAAATCCTGGTCAACGTCTGAGAACACTGCGTCCTGCGCCGCCGAATGAGCTGCCCGAAACTGAAGGACCGGATCCGTCTTATAGCGGGCGCCTGCCTTTCCGATTCCCAGGCGGCAGGGAGCGTACTGTTTCAGGTCGTAGTATGCCTCCCCGTTCACCGGATGTTCAACGAGATACTGCATTTTGATATCTACTTCCGTCACGTCCGGAATACAGCCTTCTTCAATCACAGGTGCGCCGGCATCGGAAGATTTTGCTGCAGCTGCAGGGGAACCGTCCGTTTGATTCAGATTCATTTCCACCAAAACCTGTTCAATAATACTTCTCAAATCCTTTTCATTAACCAAACTTTCCACCTCCTATTTGCTCAAAAATACGGATGCATCGCCTGCCAGCGGCGTCAGTTTTCCATTCTCGGAGAATCCCATCTTTTCCAGCCACGCATCGAATTCTTTAATCGGACGAAGTCCGAATACTTCGCGGAGTCCTGCTGCTTCATGGTAACCGGTACACTGGTACATCAGCATACAGTCGTCGCCCTGCGGCACACCCATGACGTAGTTGCAGCCTGCCGCCACCAGCAGAGTCGCCAGGTTCTCGATATCATTCTGGTCAGCCTTCATATGATTCGTATAACATGCATCACAGCCCATCGGGATGCCTGTCAGCTTGCCCATGAAATGATCCTCAAGGCCTGCACGGATTACCTGCTTGGAATCATACAGATACTCGGGTCCGATAAATCCTACGACCGTGTTAACCAGGAATGGCTGATACCGTTTGGCAAATCCATAACATCTTGCTTCCATGGTCACCTGATCCCAGCCGTTATGTGCCTCGGATGACAGCTCAGAACCCTGCCCCGTCTCAAAGTACATCACGTTCGGACCCGTGCTGGTGCCTTTGTGAAGCATCATATCACGTCCCTCATCCAGCATGGATGCCGTCAGTCCGAATGCCTCATTTCCCATCTGAGATCCCGCGATGGACTGGAACATCAGATCGATCGGAGCCCCCAGCCTGTCAGCCGCCTCCATCTGCGTGGTGACATGTGCGAGTACACAGATCTGTGTCGGCACATCCCACTCGTTTTTGAACTCGTCAAAGTTTCTCAGGATTCTTGCAACACTTTCCACCGAGTCATCCACCGGATTCAGTCCGATCACCGCGTCACCGCAGCCAAGACTTAAGCCTTCCATTACGGATGCCATGATGCCTTTCGGATCATCTGTCGTATGGTTGGGCTGCAGACGTGAGGAAAATGTTCCCGGCAGACCGATCGTTGTGTTGCAGTGTGCCGATACCCTGATCTTCTTCGCTGCATAGATCAGATCCAGATTGCTCATCAATTTGCAGACAGCTGCCACCATCTCACTGGTGATGCCCCTGGATGCCCTGCGGACCATATCTCCCGTGGTCTCTGTATCCAGGATCCACTCGCGGAACTCGGCTACCGTCTTGTTCTTGATCTCCCCGTAGATGGTCTCGTTGACGGAATCCTGGATGATCCTGGTCACCTCATCCTCCTCATAGGGAACTGCCGGATTGTTGCGGAGGTCTTCCAATGTGATATGTGAAAGCACAACTTTCGCAGCTACTCTTTCCTCTGCAGATTCTGCGGCAATTCCTGCCAGCTTATCGCCGGACTTTTCTTCATTGGCTTTTGCCATGACTTCGCGAAGAGATTTAAATTCATATACCCTGCCAAATAATTTTGTCTTTAATATCAATCCTTTCACCCTCCTTTTTCATGAGTTAAATATTAAGGTTTTGGTCACGACCGGAACCACGCGCCCCATGGCTACGGGTTCCCCGATGTCAATGTAGTCGCCGTCATTCGCGTATATCCCGTCAATGCAGATGATGTCCTTCCCGTTTTCAAGAAGTACGTTCAGCGCATTTCCGAGTGCCTTGGCGATATCATTCTCTATCACCAGAATCAGCGGATGGGGACCCTTGATGATCTCCTCCGCCCCCTGCGCTATGCAGCGGGCAAGTTCCTGAATCTGTGCAAACGTGGTATGATAATCGCCGGAAAAAACGATGGCAACCTGTCCCAGCACACCATCCGTCCCATAAAGAGGCAGCTTTTTTCGAATGGTATCCTGAAACCCTGCCGGTTCCCGTTCCTCCTCCGCCGGAACCTTCAGAACCGGAATGTTTTTAATCGGCAGCTTTCCGCTTGTATAGCTGATGGTACTGCCGCTAACATTTGTTGTGTGTGTGCCTGCGCCGACCACCGTCGCCCGGATCGTCTCGGCGGCCGGATACCGCCTGACTGCCTGCAGCGCCCTGTTTTGCCTCACTGCCCTTGCCAGCAGTACGCCGATATCCCCATACTGGAATACGTCTTTCGGCTCATCCTCATAAATGCAGCTGGCGACTCCGCCGGAATAGGTAAGCGCCATGATCCCCGGCGTATCCGGCAGCATGTTTCCCTGATTGGTATAAAGTCCCCGGTGTACGCGGTCAGCCGGACTCAAGTGCAGCGCCATGGCAAGCTGTTCCGCCATCCGCTCACAGATACGGTACAGGATCCGTTCATCCGCCGTATCCCCCTCCCGGAGGGGAATCTCATACGCTTCCGCCAGTCTTAAAATTCCGGGAAAGATATAACGGATCTTTCCGCCCTCAATCCTGATCAGCCGTCCCCCGATATCCAGGCAGCAGGTGCCTTTTAGTTTTCCCTTCTGGAACAGCGCTATGTTACTGGTTCCTCCTCCAATATCCACATTGGCTATCACCTCCCGATGTTCCTCTGACAACTGATCCGTACCGGCGCCTCTGGCAGAAAGTACAGCCTCCAGGTCCGGCCCGGCAGTGGCAACCACGAAGTCGCCCGCCATATCACTCAGAGAGTTCAGAACACTGTTGGCGTTCTGCTTCCTGGCAGTCTCGCCGGTGATGATGACTGCCCCTGTATGCAGATCCTCCGGCTTCATGCCGGCATTTTGGTATTCCATCTGAATGATCTCTTTCACTCTGGCCGCATCAATCTCCGTCTGGGACAGAAGCGGCGTAAAATAAATCCGGCTGCGGTAAGTCACTTCCTTTTCCACAATGCTGATGCGGGGCACCATGTAACTGCTGGCCCTGTTCTCAATGGTCAGCCTGCTGAAGATCAGCTGCGTGGTCGAAGTTCCGATATCTATTCCAACACTTAAAATTGTCTCCCGCATGGGAATCGCCTCCCTTATGTAACCCTACTCTTTCTCTTCCCCCTTAAAAAACCGTATCAGCTCCTCAAAACCGGTCCCGTCATAGCTGCTGGTCACGAAGATGTCCCGCGCTCCCGCCATCTGAAGATACTGTTTTGCATCCTCCACCTGTTCCGGAGTCGCAAGGTCATTCTTCGTGACAACACCGATACAGGGCTTGGCAAATGTGCTGGAGTATCCCGGCGGAAACATCGTTCCCTCCTCATCCGCCTGCTGGACCAGAACGATCAGATCGGCATCCGCCGCCGTCACAATCAGCGCCCCCCTGAGGTGAGTCCTCTCGAGATACTCTCCCGGTGTGTCGATGATGTTGTCGTTAATGATCTCTATGGTCTGTGTTTTGTGATACTTCAAATCTTCCTGATTGATATACTGGCACAGCGTCGTCTTACCTGCCATCGACCGCCCGATCAGGATAATCCTTTTTTTTGCTGTCATTTTGCCTTCCTCTATGAACGGGTTACAGGTGCGGGGGCAAATCCCATCACGTCACAGAGCACTTTCATCACATCCTGCAGCGCCGCCTCCACCTCCGAAACCTCTCCCGTAATAATCAGTGAACCATTAAACCTGTCCACAAATCCAATTTTTATCCCCGCCGCCTTGCTCGCTACGTCTGCGGCGATAATTGCCGCCTCACTCGGTGTGATCGTAAAGATCCCGATGGCACCGCTGGCATCGATAAGTCCCATTTTTGCATACAGCTCTTTTACCGGGTGTGGAATCACATGAGCCAGTGTCACCTGCTTGCCCGGCACAAATTCCTGTATGATACGCTCTTTCTTACCATCAAACATAACCGTCGCCTCTTTCTGTTATCGCATCTCAGTTCAGTTTTCCCGTGTAGACCCTCATGAACAGTTCCCGGATCTCTTCTTTCGAACATGTCCTTGGATTAGTCCTCGTGCAGCTGTCCTTATACGCCGCCTCAGCCATATCATCCAGCACCCGCTCAAAATCCTCCTTTTCAATCCCCGCAGCTTTGATGCTCTCCGGAATCCCCAGCCGGCGGATCATCTGTTTCGTCGACCGCACGACGCTGAACGCGCTCTGCCTGATACTCGGGCCGTCAATTTTCACCAGTCTGGCAATGACCGCGTACCGCCTGGCAGCGGCCGTCAGTTTATCGAGGCATCCCGCGTTAAACGCCATCACATAAGGCAGCAGTATACCGTTTGCCCGTCCATGCGGAATGTGAAAGTGAGCACCCAGCGTATGTGCCATACTGTGGTTC
The Ruminococcus gauvreauii genome window above contains:
- a CDS encoding ethanolamine ammonia-lyase subunit EutB; this encodes MILKTKLFGRVYEFKSLREVMAKANEEKSGDKLAGIAAESAEERVAAKVVLSHITLEDLRNNPAVPYEEDEVTRIIQDSVNETIYGEIKNKTVAEFREWILDTETTGDMVRRASRGITSEMVAAVCKLMSNLDLIYAAKKIRVSAHCNTTIGLPGTFSSRLQPNHTTDDPKGIMASVMEGLSLGCGDAVIGLNPVDDSVESVARILRNFDEFKNEWDVPTQICVLAHVTTQMEAADRLGAPIDLMFQSIAGSQMGNEAFGLTASMLDEGRDMMLHKGTSTGPNVMYFETGQGSELSSEAHNGWDQVTMEARCYGFAKRYQPFLVNTVVGFIGPEYLYDSKQVIRAGLEDHFMGKLTGIPMGCDACYTNHMKADQNDIENLATLLVAAGCNYVMGVPQGDDCMLMYQCTGYHEAAGLREVFGLRPIKEFDAWLEKMGFSENGKLTPLAGDASVFLSK
- the eutA gene encoding ethanolamine ammonia-lyase reactivating factor EutA, with the translated sequence MRETILSVGIDIGTSTTQLIFSRLTIENRASSYMVPRISIVEKEVTYRSRIYFTPLLSQTEIDAARVKEIIQMEYQNAGMKPEDLHTGAVIITGETARKQNANSVLNSLSDMAGDFVVATAGPDLEAVLSARGAGTDQLSEEHREVIANVDIGGGTSNIALFQKGKLKGTCCLDIGGRLIRIEGGKIRYIFPGILRLAEAYEIPLREGDTADERILYRICERMAEQLAMALHLSPADRVHRGLYTNQGNMLPDTPGIMALTYSGGVASCIYEDEPKDVFQYGDIGVLLARAVRQNRALQAVRRYPAAETIRATVVGAGTHTTNVSGSTISYTSGKLPIKNIPVLKVPAEEEREPAGFQDTIRKKLPLYGTDGVLGQVAIVFSGDYHTTFAQIQELARCIAQGAEEIIKGPHPLILVIENDIAKALGNALNVLLENGKDIICIDGIYANDGDYIDIGEPVAMGRVVPVVTKTLIFNS
- a CDS encoding EutP/PduV family microcompartment system protein; translation: MTAKKRIILIGRSMAGKTTLCQYINQEDLKYHKTQTIEIINDNIIDTPGEYLERTHLRGALIVTAADADLIVLVQQADEEGTMFPPGYSSTFAKPCIGVVTKNDLATPEQVEDAKQYLQMAGARDIFVTSSYDGTGFEELIRFFKGEEKE
- the eutS gene encoding ethanolamine utilization microcompartment protein EutS; the encoded protein is MFDGKKERIIQEFVPGKQVTLAHVIPHPVKELYAKMGLIDASGAIGIFTITPSEAAIIAADVASKAAGIKIGFVDRFNGSLIITGEVSEVEAALQDVMKVLCDVMGFAPAPVTRS